The sequence agtctgtatttgcagaaagaaaaggagtacttgtggcaccttagagactaacaaatttatttgagcataatcttcactgaatgcgtccgatgaagtgagctgtaggtcaggaaagcttatgctcaaataaatttgttagtctctaaggtgctacaagtactccttttctttttatccagaGAAGGTGATTCTCCCAAACCAGTAAAAAGAAAGACCTTAACAGCTATGGATGTGGTTTATACCCTGAAAGGTCAGGGCTACACTCTTTACAGTTTCGGAGGTTAAAGTTCATTCAGGATTATCCATATCTATATATCTACAAATACAAAAGTTCTTTTAAGGGAGAACTCCAACTCCAGCCAATGAGTTGAAACTTCAGTGGACACATTCAGTTACGATGTAGCTTTTATAACACTATAAAAGACTTATGAGCTTCTCTTCTCAGCCACTAAAGTAAAAGGGTAAAAGAAATTGACCAACATAGATACTTAAAGGTAACAAAACTTCTTTTCACAATGGCAGATAAATAGGTTAGCATCCTGAAGATTTAGTAATTTAAAGGGTTTTATAATATAAACTAATAGAATAATTGTGTCAATGTGATTCCATAATCAGATCTAATCCTGGTTCCTgtgcatattttgttttaaattccacCTTACTGAAAGTTCCTCAGAACAGATACCCCTTCTCTAATTTCACAAACATGTTcacaaattaaataaatttatGGATAAGTTGAAAAAGCTGCTTTGAAAATGGAGAAGAAGATAGGGAAATTACTTGATGTAAGAAAGGAGTTGGTTTTATTCAGCGGCACTCTCTAAGGACTCTTttcagggacagaggaaggatggGGAGAAACAAGAGATTTGGATGATAGTTTCTAAGATTTTTAGTTAGTAAGCGGTTTAAATTTGCTTTCTATAAGTGTGATTCTGATATGCTGAATGAATTTTAGGTGAATACCAGTTTAATCATACCTTCATTTCAGCAGTTTGGGGATATTAATCATTTTATATGATAGATAAGAAACCTATATCTTCTAGAATACTATGACACTTCAAGTGCTTATTTACTAGTAGCAAAGAGAAATCAGCCTCACTTTCTCTCTAGGTATGGTGTGGGAATAGAGAAGTTTACAGACAGCTTGCTTGAGATTAGAGTTTTGTAAAGCTTCCTTGCTgtgtattattaattatgatAATTAATTATTTACTTTCAAGCCACTGGATGCAGTTTGAAAAATACAATCGATAGTAATAAGTGATGTTCTCCTCATTGAATGAGAAGGTGGATGgcggcttgtctacattaccagcCAGAGAAatgggcagcaatcgatccagcaggggtcaatttatcgtacctatactgctgtgtctacactaaacACGATAAATTGACCACCAATCACTCTCGTGTTGACTCTGGTACTCTACCTTAATGATAAGCACAAGGGGAATTGATGGGAGAGAGTCTCCCGCTGACACAATTCAGTGAAGACAcggtggtaagtagatctaagtacgtcaacttcagctatgttattcacgtagctgaagttgcataacttagatcgatcctccctcctccccccccgtagtgtagaccagcccttaaaaAGCCTTTGGGTTACAGATTCAGATAGCCTACTGAGAAACTATTTACTTAGAACTGGTGTACTTGATGTCCACAGATCAACAGTATCAGGCTCAGTCGACCTAAggtatgcaactccagctatgtgaataacatagctggagtctaCATAGCTTAGGTCAACCTTTTGTGGTCTACACCCCGCTGGAccgacaggagaaactctcctgtcaacGTACCTTACGCTTATGCTATgtaactccagctacgtgaataacgtagctggagttgacataccttaggtcaagttacaGTTGGGTCTACaccacgggggtgggggtgggggggggtggggagggtgtcaatgggagaaactctcctgtcgaattaccttactcttcttgacaggggtagagtacaggggtctactggagagcaatctgctgtTGATTCAGTGGTGTTCACTAGACTACCCTAAATCAACCCCTGGTGGCTGGATCTCCACACACTGATCTTCAGGTAAGTGGAGACAAGTATGCCCTCAGAAACAGCATGTTTGGCCAGCTTGCCTCACAGCAGGAGACTCTTACAGCAGTCTGGATCTTCCTGGAAGCGATTACAGCTCTTGTTGTAATGTGCCAGACGAGACGCTTCTCCAGCAACACGCTCAAAGATGtcatttacaaaagaaaaaggaggacttgtggccccttagagactaaccaatttatttgagcatgagctttcatgagctacagctcagctctgtaagttagtctctaaggttagtctctaaggtgccacaagtcctccttttctttttgcgaatacagactaacacggctgctactctgaaacctgtcatttacaaAAGGGTTCATTATACCCATAGCATTGGAGGAGATGCTAGTGTGCGGATGAACCTCTTTGAGTGCTGTATACACCTAAATAGAGTAACTTTATTTCGTCATCTTTCTGCGCTTATTGCCCttcttctaagggtatgtcttcactaatCCCCAGATAGgaaggcagcgatcgatccagcggggatcgatttatcacctCTGGTGGACTCATGTACTCCAGCACCGCGAGAGGTGCAAACAGTGGacagaaggagcagcagcagtcgactcaccaggGTGACAACACCacagtaagttgatctaagtaggTTGACTTCAGCTACTTATTCACacagctgaagttgcataacttagatcaatccccccccagtgtagaccagggcttagttatAGGAGCAGGCCTACACTACGGGGTTCAGTGGACCTAAGTgaaataacatagctggagttgacgttTCTTAGATTGACTTATTGTGGTGTCTACATCAGGTTAGGTTGGCGGGAGAAACTCTCCTATCGATTTACCTTATGCTTTTCCTTCCAGTAGAGTTTGGGACTcgatgggagagcgatctgcagtcaatTTAGTAGGTCTGGTAAGCTTTCTTAGAACTTTTCTTAGGAGCAGGAGCAGATTTCAATGGCCCAGGCACGTTGATAGCACCTATTGGgctgtccctagccattttggtgccctgtGGGGGTCCCTAGGCCTCCACGGGGGGGCTGGCCCCTTCCTCCAGGAAATGGAGCGACTCggtcccagcctgctccactcccctggctcccagccacgcTGTCCGCGAGGGCGGTTCCCCCCTCCcagcaagcctgggagccaggggagtggagtaggctggggccgggtcgctccacttcccgcaggaaGTGGCCAGCTCCCCTTCTGCGGAGTCCTGGGGTGGGGTCCCATACAGGCCTGGGGCTAGCTCCCGTCCGCTGaggcctggctcccaggcttgaaAGCAGGGGGGAACCGCCCCCGAGCACTCGCCGGCTGCAAgccaggggagcggagcaggctggggccgggtcgctccacTGACCACGGGGTGAGTGCAGGGTCGGGCCTGGCTGCAatcttcaggggagtgggggcggggccggagcagagcaggggcgggggcttaGGGAAGAgcctgagcaggggctggagcagtacGCAGCTGTACGTTTCTGTCTCCAGTCAGCTCAACAACATGCACACGAACTCTGGCGGGTGCCTGTTTATGGGCATCTTGTGGAAATGACTATTCTCTTTCCTAGTTTCCTATTGCATGGGAGACACCTAATTCTCCATGAACATCACATGGAACTTTATGATTGGTCAGAATTAGATTCGCGTCACTATTGGCTATTCAAACAATAGCTTCCTTTTGGCCTATCACAAAGCATTTAGCTCCACACACAGAAAGGCTGTAAGGGCGGGCTGGGAATTAAATAGCCTgagctttatatatatatattactggagAAAGTATAGTACCGTAGTTGATTTCTAGAAAGTGCTGATCATGTCCGGCAGAGGAAAGCAGGGAGGTAAGGTGCGGGCTAAGGCGAAGTCTCGCTCCTCCCGGGCTGGGCTGCAGTTCCCGGTGGGCCGTGTGCACCGGCTGCTCCGCAAAGGTAATTATGCGGAGCGGGTGGGCGCTGGCGCCCCGGTCTATATGGCTGCGGTGCTGGAGTATCTGACCGCTGAGATTCTGGAGCTGGCTGGCAACGCTGCTCGGGACAACAAGAAAACCAGGATCATCCCCCGTCACCTGCAGCTCGCCATCCGTAACGATGAAGAGCTCAATAAGTTGCTGGGGAAAGTCACGATCGCTCAAGGGGGTGTCCTGCCCAATATCCAGGCCGTGCTGCTGCCTAAGAAAACTGAGAGTCACAAGGCGAAGAGTAAGTAAAAACGACCAAGAAGAAACGGAAAGCGTTGCTCCAAAAACCATCGCAAAGGCTCTTTTCAGAGCCACCGACAAAATAAAAAAGAGCTCTGTTATCTTTCGCTTTCTCTCACTTTAGGAAAGAACCGattaacataaaataagtttattttctttttgaaataattAATACTTGTAGCATTGGGCGAAGATTAGGATATTAACGGAGCTGTATTAGACTAATAACGAAAATGGTAAAGGAGTGTCTGTAATTGTCTCTCGAAGGGAATTTACAGTGGTAGTTGTCACTAGCCAATCCTTTCACAACGCGGGTTTTTTCAAATTGAGAGCACAACGCCATACAGAGGCTATTGGACTCCAAGACTAGTCTGTTTTAGATTGCTTGGCAAGTTAAAAAGTGTTCATAATACAGATTTCTATCGTAGGTTGAACAATTAAGGTAAGAAAGGAACAAAACACTTTCTGGGAGcgtttcacattcattcacagTGGTACACGTCAATAAGTATTTTATTCCTCCTTCCCCAGATTAAGTAAGGAGAAGGAAATGTTTGCCTTTTATGGAAAGCACCAGGATGTTAGATTAACCTGGTGTTTCAGCTCCTTTTGGCAACGGTCGGATGGGTGGCTCTTAAAATAGTCGTTGGGTTTATTTGCGTGGGAAAAGCCCTATCAGTAATTTCACTGCTTTGGTCCCGCCGCTTAGCTTTCCTGCTTTAGGTTTCCTTGGCGTAGGCTTGGCAGTCGGGCTCGTAGCTGCCTCGTTTAGCTTGGCGGCTTTTTGGAGGGGACTCCTGGCTGCTTTCTTAACAGCTGCAGCTTCTGTATTCTTGGCCCCCAAACTCACTTCCAGGGCTACAGTTTTTGGCAATTGGTTTCTAAGGCTTTGCCACTTGGCTTTTTCTTCTGCGCCTTTTCTTTGGTTTCCTTCCTCGGCTGGTTAAGTTTAAAAGAGCCAGTGGCGCTAGAGCCTTTGATCTGGACCAAGATATCCTGGGTCACCAGGCTCCTGAGTCTCAGCTTGATGCGGTTGTTGCTTTTCACCACATCGTACCCTCTAACTGCCTGAGCCTTTTGAAGGGGTTTCGCTGCCTCCTGTTGCTTTCTAGAGCAGTTTCCTACATACTAAGGTGGAGCGAgaagaagggagggaaaggaCAGCTGGTGCCCGTTTGTCATACAGCTAGAGCTGCTCTGTGATTGGTTCGCTGCGAGCTAGAAAGGACTTTTCTCCTAGCTCAGTATCTTTTTTTGAGTTAAAAACTTGTACTTTTGTACAATATCTGCCACAGAATCATCTCCTCATACAGCTGAGTGAAGGCGAAACAGGGTATTTTTATTCAGTGCAGCTTCCTGTTGGAGACACTTAAAGATGAACCAGAGACAGAAGAAACGTGTGTTTTTTCCAAGGAAATGAAATCCGTAAGGTTAGAAATAAAATTTCAACTACAATGGAATCTTCTTTAAAGGGTTTTCTCCAAATCTGTGTAGCAAGGCAGGGATTCAAATTAATCTGTACAGTGCAAATTGAGgtagaaaagaaacaacaacacaGGCCTGATTCCTCAGCTTTGAATATGGGTGAAGAATTAATAATAGAAAACTTCTGCTAGTATGTCGGAactactgctgcttctgctgtctCTGCTCCTGGAGCAAAAGCTTCCTCTAAAAAGCTGAAGATGTAGAAGGCCCCAACCAGCATCAGATCCCCGTTGTTCTAGATACTGTTCCAATATAGAATAGGAGATTGTCTCTGCCCCAGAACCTACACTCTAAAAAGACAGGACTGAAAAATAGTTatcaacaaacaacaaaaactttTTGGAGGATTAGGGCTGGAGCAATGATGAAAAATGCCTGTGCATTAAAGTATGGTTGCTCTGAGGCGCCCCATGATAATGCTGCTTAAGTACCCCTGTGAGCCAACGCATCGGGGTTGGGGAATCCCTCAAATATTGACTGCTTGGTGCAGAGACTGTTTCCCTATCTTTATCATAGAGAGATACTTCAATTTGGCCCCACTAGGTCACTCACCTTCAAGTTTTCCACTTCTCCCCCCACAACTTACACAAAGCAATCAACCTGCATGCATCCATCTCCACTACCCTCTTGTATTGGAGAAGGGAGGAAGGGTTTTCAATTAAAcatagtactttttttttttaattaaatcactTTCTTTTATGAATGTTTTGGGAGGGGTGGTCTAGTGGTGATGGTTGGGGGAAATATGTTTTCTAGCTTTTCAGATCCCTTTATTTCAGGATGCAAATCAGCAAAAAGACAAAAGAATAGCAGAATTTAAGAGAACGCAGAATTTTAATCTTATGCTTGCAAttcaggcctgatctacactacaaatttagtTCATCACAAATCACCTTGAATCAACctatttgtgcatgtgtctacactcaaatttaTCTCTGGGCAACATAACACTCCACTATGGCAACACAGTAAACCACTTCCCCTAAGAGCCTGGAGCCTGGCTGACATGTTGAAGTTGACCAGTTCCCAAGTGTAGACATTGCATGACATGTGTTGACCCTAacaatcctccagcagctgtctcaCAATGCCCAGTTCCTTGAGATGGCTCTGGTCACTATTTttaactccactgcccagggatcAGAAATGGGagatccccacccccaaccacacAAACCCACCTGCCAcgtatttttgaaatgccttttccttatTGCACACCTTGACCACGACATCTAACAGCtctcccttgttgagtgcaactGCCCAACCAGCGATGCCTGCTCCACTTACTAGATGTGCTTCTGCCTGGTATAGATGGGAAGCATTTGATtttctgggcctgtggggagaagaggctatgCAAGCACAGCTATGGGTCAGCCCTAGAAAAATGGATATCTCTGAACATGAGGATACAGGCTAAAGGACATGACAAGGttcagcagcagtgctgtatgAAAGCAAAGGAATTCTGCCATGTATACCACAAGGCCAGGGAGTGTAACAATCGATCTGGTGTTGAGCTGTTgtcctgctgcttttacaatgagctgtatgacaggtttcagagtaacagccgtgttagtctgtattcgcaaaaagaaaaggaggacttgtggcaccttagagactaaccaatttattagagcataagctttcgtgagctacagctcacttcctcagatgcatatcgtggaaactgcagcaggctttatatatacacagagaatatgaaacaatacctattcccacctcactgtcctgctggtaatagcttatctaaagtgatttccagcacaaatccaggttttctcaccctccacccccccacacaaattcactctcctgctggtgctatcaccagcaggagagtgaatttgtgtgggggggtggagggtgagaaaacctggatttgtgctggaaatcactttagataagctattaccagcaggacagtgaggtgggaataggtattgtttcatattctctgtgtatatataaagcctgctgcagtttccacgatatgcatctgaggaagtgagctgtagctcacgaaagcttatgctctaataaattggttagtctctaaggtgccacaagtcctccttttcttaatgagcTGTATGTCATACTTACTGTGAACAGCAAAGAAGAGGGGAGAGATGTGGCAGGGGGCTCCAGCCATGCCACATCCCAGGACCTGTTCACAACTCTGCCATAATCTACCCAGTCCCAACAGTCTAGCACAGATGTACCCGATGAAGGGGAAGAGACCTCAGGTTAGAGGTCTATGCATTTTCCCTTACTATGCTTAATTTAAAAGATGGCAACCGGCTCAACCCCAAGTTAATAAGACAAATGTATGAACTTTTCATTGTTTTGCTTGTATGAGAAGAGGTAGCAGGATAAGAAACAGAAGTAGAGTtggcatctgcttttcattccccttaTTGAGCTAGGCAGGAGGTGGGTAGGTATGTGGCACATTTTGtctatgtacacagggatgtctcTTTATCCATCTGAGAGATGTCAATTAAACTTTCATGGAGATGCTCTGCAGTCCTTTCCTGACAGTTTCTAGGAATGGCTGCCTtctatttcttcctctgcagtaggACATTTCCCCATGCCACCTTGCAATGACTTTGGCTGGCACCACCGCAGTAAGCAGGCACAAGTAGCAGCTGCATTCTCTGTGGGTTTGCCTACACTTATAACACactgcagcagcgcagctgcattggtgcagttGGGCCACTATAACACTTCGGTCAAGAAGCTACTTATGCTGACAGGAAGGTCTACTTccattggcataggtactccacctctccagaggcagtagctaggttgttgggctacaccaggggttaggtctgtttaactgcgtcactcaggggtgtgaattttgccaggggtctcctctcctgtttgcactttgccaagatctgactgctgtgactggctagcctcatCCTTTGTAGAGAAGAGCTCCtagctgcatgcatctctgacctccgagtcgtcctctgcctctgggttcccctccccctccacatcctcgtccaagatttcctccttctGGCTCGGTCCATTCTTGACTGGCATGCGAGCCACctaagtatccacagtggccttcgcagtggaggtgggtcACCAccgagtattgcgtccagctctttgtagaaccagcagctcgtgggcacagcactggagtggcagtttgcctcccgcgccttgtggtaggcgttccgcggctccttcactttgaccctgcactccAGTGTGTCCCAGTCATAGCCCCCTTCTGTCATTCATCGTGAAAACtgccataggtatcataattcctatggctggagcgcagctggtaCTGGACAACCTACtttccccaaatgctgatgaggtccagtaCCTTGGCactgctccaagcgggggatcaccTGGTACATGGAGTGATGTGTTgggaccactgcatgcatcactgagcaaacaagagggggactttcaaaattcccaaggaatgtatggggtggggctcACAGtgggtcacctgagggcagggcagtagagttcaaaccaatgaccagagaggtgagaacaggcattgtgggacatctcTCAGAGGCCAATCGCAGagctgtaatcgaccagggtgtctacactggtacCGCGGTGCTGTAGCCCCGGAACAGAAATCTATACGCCTCTCGTTGCCGTGTTTTTTTCACAGAGctgcaactgcgcagtttctgcgAACTacgtggcttggcagtgtgtacatctcggaagttacagtgcagaaagctgcattactgtgcagaaacttgccagtgtagataaggcctgaATCTCTCTATGAGGATTTGTAGCAGTGTGGTAGCATATGTGATTGCACTATAGGGTGGGATTAAGTGTAGGTGATGTTTTAAAGGGAGTCCTTAGGACAAGGGTCAAGAGATGGTAACATCTTGCAGCTCTGGTTTGCACAGAGTAGGTGAAGTGGTTAAGAATAGGCTGTTTGTGGACAGCTGGTGAGACAAAGGAACACAGTAAATTAAGTTATCACATGGTTCATTAATTTATCACCTCATTCTCCTGACCACATATTGTGATttatataataaagaaaaaacttCAGAATaagtggggctccctcagtctctcctgtgaaAGGTGTTCTACTGTGCAGAAATAATGAAAAAGTGATTAAGATAGGGGACTAGACCCAGGGTTTCTACCTCTAAGGAgggttccctaaccactggactacagagtcatgCTCTTGCTCTCCCTGGATCAATGATCATacactgtgaagaaatacttaaatagtcTCTGGGTAAGCAAGACAGAGAGCAAAAGACTGAATGACTCTGCACTCCAGTGGTTAGAGCCCCCAGCTCTAATCTCTCTTTTGTTTATCCACAGGGGAGCAACTTCCGTAGGAGAGACTGAAGGAGTTCCACATTAGTGCATCCTATAGCTAAGTGGTTAGTGAACCCtcttgagaggtgggagacccttcttcaaatcctttctgacagagagggagagttgaatctaggtctcccacatcccgggTGAGggtgctaaccactgggctaaaatcCATAGCCTGGGCAGTGTCTGATCCTCTGGCCGTTTCACATGGAGCAAGGTTGGCATCTAACTCTTGGCCTCAAGAAACACATTAGGTGCCTAAGCGATATGACTCCAAGCTGGTTCCCCTTTGTGGATCACTAGCAGAGCTAGGTACCTTCTTACAGcctggatttagatgcctaactttaagaGATGGGAAGGGCTTAACTCCTCCATCTTGCTGGTATCTTAAGTGGTTTACCTCCAAGTGTGCTGGCTTTTATGCATTTCATTTTTAGgggcctctctctccccattcagtTTATAGGGAACCTAGGAACCTAAGTTGTCTTTCTGGATCATAGTGTCGTTCCTGTGATTGTCTAGGTGCCTATAAGTCAGGTGATGTGACACTCAGCCTTGCAATAGCTAGATCCTTTTGTGGATCCTACCCCCTAGTACTCTCTATTCCCCACTTGGAACAGTCTttaaggaggaaggaaagagtgaagcctcctctctccctctggcTGAGTATCTGCCCCACAGCTCCTAGTAAGGTGAACAATTATTTCTCTTCTGTCATTCAGGGTATCAATATGTTAAAATCTATTGGGAGGATGAGCAGGAGTATTGTTATTCT is a genomic window of Lepidochelys kempii isolate rLepKem1 chromosome 1, rLepKem1.hap2, whole genome shotgun sequence containing:
- the LOC140906511 gene encoding histone H2A.J gives rise to the protein MSGRGKQGGKVRAKAKSRSSRAGLQFPVGRVHRLLRKGNYAERVGAGAPVYMAAVLEYLTAEILELAGNAARDNKKTRIIPRHLQLAIRNDEELNKLLGKVTIAQGGVLPNIQAVLLPKKTESHKAKSK